From Vitis vinifera cultivar Pinot Noir 40024 chromosome 14, ASM3070453v1, a single genomic window includes:
- the LOC104881490 gene encoding uncharacterized protein LOC104881490, whose translation MSDEIAPITLTTLYEMMVDLTRRVERIELILSGHPSSSRGAPGVAMPSLPHLTSSTPATLGASHPRPRPHSMFQQHSSSISLATPTRPPSRLRGPSVVTVPQDRFPPHRRCRRHFSDLSAPLSGVFETLQALGFLASLAPRALPDPVPPQFRLDLYCAYHQSVGHHTDRCTALRHAIQDIVDSGTFGHPQSDMSLISTPAQAMHADAPSPAVPDLIDLGD comes from the coding sequence ACGCGGAGGGTTGAGAGGATTGAGCTCATTTTGTCAGGGCATCCATCGTCATCGAGAGGAGCTCCAGGAGTAGCGATGCCTTCATTGCCACACTTGACTTCATCGACACCTGCTACTTTGGGTGCCTCACATCCACGACCTCGCCCACATTCAATGTTCCAGCAGcattcctcatccatttcaCTGGCTACGCCGACACGACCTCCATCCCGGCTTCGGGGCCCTTCGGTCGTTACAGTTCCTCAGGATCGATTTCCTCCCCATCGACGATGTCGGAGACACTTTTCAGATTTGAGTGCACCCCTGAGCGGGGTTTTTGAGACGTTGCAGGCCCTGGGATTTTTGGCTTCTCTGGCTCCTAGGGCGCTTCCAGATCCTGTGCCTCCACAGTTTCGTCTTGATTTATATTGTGCGTACCACCAGTCAGTAGGACATCACACTGATCGTTGCACTGCTCTACGACATGCCATACAGGACATTGTTGATTCTGGGACGTTTGGGCATCCTCAGTCTGATATGTCTCTTATTTCTACCCCAGCTCAGGCCATGCATGCAGACGCCCCTTCACCAGCAGTCCCTGATCTTATTGATTTGGGCGATTGA